One stretch of Fictibacillus sp. b24 DNA includes these proteins:
- a CDS encoding DUF695 domain-containing protein, with amino-acid sequence MSDNWNFYMDELEEHLASFVVDLDVTEEVNIKKYKWLYSVSIVIKKPTELGFPEEQEDEIIGEWEYDLMERLNDEDIIQVGRLTTNGTREFFYYAKKEKHSKIIEQHALAIFEKNGYKTEISYIEEEEPWSFYYEFLYPNTYQFQHMSNRELVEVLENEKDHLEEPRKIEHWIEFESLNALKAFEQDIQKEGFKTEYVEQEKNEDGTYSITISREDGVDYPLIDDVTDLIIEIAQNHNGEYDGWESPVILSKRG; translated from the coding sequence ATGTCTGATAACTGGAACTTTTATATGGATGAGTTGGAAGAACACTTGGCTTCATTTGTTGTAGATCTGGACGTTACGGAAGAAGTAAATATCAAAAAATATAAATGGTTATATTCAGTAAGTATTGTCATCAAAAAACCAACAGAGCTAGGTTTCCCTGAGGAACAAGAAGATGAAATTATTGGTGAGTGGGAATATGATCTGATGGAAAGGTTGAATGATGAAGATATCATTCAAGTCGGACGGCTCACTACGAACGGCACACGTGAATTCTTTTATTATGCTAAAAAAGAGAAACATTCCAAAATTATCGAGCAACATGCACTAGCTATCTTTGAAAAGAATGGATACAAAACGGAAATTTCATATATTGAAGAAGAGGAACCCTGGTCATTTTATTATGAATTCCTATACCCAAACACCTATCAATTTCAACATATGTCAAACCGTGAATTAGTAGAGGTGCTAGAAAACGAGAAAGATCATCTAGAAGAACCTCGGAAGATTGAACATTGGATAGAGTTTGAAAGCTTGAATGCTTTAAAAGCATTTGAACAAGACATCCAAAAAGAAGGCTTCAAGACAGAATACGTAGAACAGGAAAAGAACGAAGATGGTACATACAGCATCACCATTTCGCGTGAAGATGGTGTGGATTATCCCTTAATTGACGATGTGACTGATTTAATTATAGAAATCGCACAAAACCATAATGGTGAATATGACGGATGGGAATCTCCGGTTATTTTAAGTAAGAGGGGATAA
- a CDS encoding STAS domain-containing protein, with product MALTLEKDYIDFFTNNRAEFQESLLSEARNVRGKIEEILLIGNIDLLSNAHKLVMYTIQGKDSELEEFAKIEGVSWASHSLTLAFKLEWVQAIRRTIWKYLQEFNKRNHIEVEAEGFFNTEKEINDRIDKFLNQLFLSYSEYKDKLIESQKALVENLSVPIIPITSTVCVLPLIGNIDTYRTDTIEEKVLMEISRLRIGTLVIDLSGIAQMETEVIEHLMKVIEGANMMGCECVITGLRPEIVRKVTSIGLTFESKAKTKATLQQALEDYIR from the coding sequence ATGGCTTTAACCTTGGAAAAGGATTATATTGATTTTTTCACAAATAACAGAGCAGAGTTCCAAGAATCATTATTAAGTGAAGCCCGAAATGTTCGTGGAAAAATTGAAGAAATACTATTGATCGGTAACATTGATTTATTATCCAATGCTCATAAACTTGTAATGTACACCATACAAGGAAAAGACAGTGAATTAGAAGAATTTGCAAAAATAGAAGGTGTTTCGTGGGCATCACATAGCCTCACGCTAGCATTCAAACTTGAATGGGTACAAGCCATCCGAAGAACCATCTGGAAATATCTGCAGGAATTCAATAAAAGAAATCACATTGAAGTAGAAGCTGAAGGTTTCTTTAACACGGAAAAAGAAATTAATGACCGCATTGATAAATTTTTAAACCAATTATTCTTAAGTTATTCCGAGTACAAAGATAAATTGATCGAGTCTCAGAAAGCACTCGTTGAAAATCTTTCTGTTCCCATTATTCCGATCACATCAACAGTTTGTGTTCTTCCTCTAATAGGAAATATTGATACATATCGAACAGACACAATTGAAGAGAAAGTACTTATGGAAATCAGCAGACTTCGCATCGGAACGTTAGTCATCGATTTATCTGGTATTGCTCAAATGGAGACAGAAGTGATTGAACACCTGATGAAAGTAATCGAAGGTGCGAACATGATGGGCTGTGAGTGTGTCATTACAGGTCTGCGTCCAGAGATTGTACGCAAAGTAACAAGCATCGGATTAACCTTTGAAAGTAAAGCGAAGACAAAAGCTACTCTTCAGCAAGCTTTAGAAGATTATATTAGATAG
- a CDS encoding sensor histidine kinase → MDTRWKSRTKITVWIVLLTIGLSGILSILDNVHWYVNKDYFHTEDFDMQLNEYIEYISVADINHTSEQELKSNIKVTKEDIEEHRTRYGTLSDQVSNLRDQYQGRIDDAKAADNENVVKLYEEERDQKINDIMENFKSDEHVKAKLMKEKEKQIDEFLNERENFIANYDTNLLSFDYYLEDVKTGEVFTNVKNANRAKDLEKSSNLFTKHYSSSENGSLQINGHYTFLDYPENELVAPKPRLLQGVITIPNSASTGNWITEQKNDFENRQTFFYATSIISLLAIVLLLLWAKKMHPLQVIAASEKRNLYKAIPIDMKLGVLLLSIFFMIVALFANAQNYVYFSYMYSSGIIEFLFAVLMTGITLVQLVWIYREVGQKQLYKEAFLLKMSRWFYRLGSEAFYNRSVGIQILLLLIVIFLSGFGAGVVFMYPIHFPLYAILFIVFTIPVLIYLFKRIGYLNRIIQHSKELAAGQMEQDLPHKGNSALAMLAGNLNALKHGVKTSKRAEAKSERLKTELITNVSHDLRTPLTSIITYTELMKSQELTKEDHDAYLEIIDRKSKRLKILIDDLFEVSKMASGNLELTKQRVDIVQLLQQAMAEYNETIKESSLVFRTSEPAKPLFAYVDGQKMWRVFDNLIGNVLKYSMDNTRVYVSVAPVNQKVQISFKNVSKYELGGNIEELFERFKRGDTSRHTDGSGLGLAIAKSIVDLHEGTLDIDVDGDLFKVTIELDAMES, encoded by the coding sequence TTGGATACAAGATGGAAAAGTAGAACAAAAATAACGGTGTGGATTGTGTTGTTGACCATTGGACTTAGCGGCATTCTATCCATCTTAGACAATGTCCATTGGTACGTGAATAAAGATTATTTTCATACAGAAGATTTCGACATGCAGTTGAATGAATACATCGAATACATTTCTGTTGCCGATATCAATCATACTTCTGAACAAGAATTGAAGAGCAACATTAAGGTGACAAAAGAAGATATTGAGGAGCATCGTACGCGCTATGGCACTTTATCCGATCAAGTCTCGAACCTAAGAGATCAGTATCAGGGAAGAATTGATGATGCTAAAGCGGCAGACAATGAAAATGTAGTAAAGCTCTATGAAGAAGAAAGAGATCAGAAGATTAACGATATTATGGAAAACTTTAAGAGCGATGAACATGTTAAAGCGAAGCTAATGAAAGAAAAGGAAAAGCAAATTGACGAATTTCTTAACGAAAGAGAGAATTTCATCGCTAATTACGATACGAACTTGCTGAGTTTTGATTACTATCTGGAAGATGTGAAAACAGGAGAAGTGTTTACAAATGTTAAGAATGCCAATCGTGCGAAAGATCTAGAGAAGTCATCTAATCTGTTTACGAAACACTATTCCTCATCAGAAAATGGTTCACTACAGATAAATGGTCATTATACATTTTTAGATTATCCTGAGAACGAATTAGTAGCTCCAAAACCAAGATTGCTTCAAGGCGTTATTACGATACCCAATTCCGCTTCTACAGGAAACTGGATCACAGAGCAAAAAAATGACTTTGAAAACAGACAAACTTTCTTTTATGCAACGTCTATCATCAGTTTGTTAGCTATTGTACTTTTGTTGTTATGGGCCAAAAAGATGCATCCTTTACAGGTGATTGCGGCTTCTGAAAAACGAAATCTATATAAAGCCATTCCAATCGATATGAAGCTTGGGGTTCTGTTGCTTTCTATTTTCTTCATGATCGTTGCCCTTTTTGCGAATGCACAGAATTATGTTTACTTTTCGTATATGTACAGTAGCGGAATCATCGAATTTCTGTTCGCGGTTCTTATGACAGGGATAACACTTGTACAACTCGTATGGATCTATCGTGAGGTTGGCCAGAAACAATTGTATAAAGAAGCATTTCTGTTAAAAATGTCACGCTGGTTTTACCGATTAGGATCAGAAGCATTTTACAACAGAAGTGTCGGAATTCAGATTCTGCTGCTTCTTATCGTGATCTTTTTATCCGGATTTGGTGCTGGGGTTGTGTTCATGTATCCTATCCATTTCCCGCTCTATGCTATTTTGTTTATAGTTTTCACCATACCGGTTCTGATTTATCTTTTTAAACGAATCGGATACCTTAACCGAATCATTCAGCATTCCAAAGAGCTTGCAGCAGGACAAATGGAACAAGATCTGCCTCACAAGGGGAATTCAGCATTAGCAATGCTCGCTGGAAACCTGAATGCATTGAAACACGGTGTGAAAACCTCAAAACGAGCAGAGGCAAAAAGTGAACGATTAAAAACCGAGCTGATTACAAACGTAAGTCATGATCTGCGTACACCGTTAACTTCAATCATCACATATACAGAGCTCATGAAATCACAAGAATTAACGAAAGAAGACCATGATGCGTATTTGGAAATCATTGACCGGAAATCAAAACGATTGAAGATCTTGATCGATGATTTGTTTGAAGTATCAAAAATGGCAAGCGGCAATCTTGAACTCACAAAACAACGGGTAGATATCGTGCAGCTGCTTCAGCAGGCGATGGCCGAATACAACGAAACGATCAAAGAATCTTCGTTAGTTTTTCGAACTTCAGAACCTGCTAAACCACTTTTCGCGTATGTGGATGGACAGAAGATGTGGCGCGTATTTGATAATCTAATAGGGAACGTTCTAAAATATTCGATGGACAACACAAGAGTCTATGTTTCGGTGGCACCTGTTAACCAGAAAGTGCAAATCTCTTTTAAAAATGTTTCGAAATACGAACTTGGCGGAAACATTGAAGAATTGTTTGAACGGTTCAAACGAGGTGATACGTCGCGCCATACAGACGGATCAGGCTTAGGCCTTGCCATTGCAAAATCCATCGTTGACCTTCACGAAGGAACATTGGATATTGACGTAGATGGCGACTTGTTTAAAGTCACGATTGAACTGGATGCGATGGAATCATGA
- a CDS encoding response regulator transcription factor translates to MNEFSVLVVDDEKEIRDAIEIYLKNEGLTVVQARDGIEAIEMLDTHQIHLIVMDVMMPRLDGISTTFKIREQKNIPIIILSAKSEDTDKVLGLQIGADDYVTKPFNPLELIARVKSQLRRYVTLGTYEGKTELINLNGLTLDKDAKEVAVNGESVKLTPIEYKIVELLMCNPGRVFSITDIYERVWKEPSYNAENTVAVHIRKIREKIEIDPKNPRYLKVVWGIGYKMEK, encoded by the coding sequence ATGAATGAGTTTTCAGTGCTGGTTGTAGATGATGAGAAAGAGATACGAGACGCTATTGAAATCTATTTGAAAAACGAAGGGTTAACCGTCGTGCAGGCAAGAGACGGAATTGAAGCGATTGAGATGCTCGATACGCACCAAATCCATCTGATTGTAATGGACGTTATGATGCCAAGATTAGATGGCATCTCCACCACATTTAAAATACGCGAACAAAAAAATATCCCCATCATCATACTAAGTGCAAAGAGTGAAGATACCGATAAAGTGCTGGGGCTGCAGATTGGGGCCGATGATTATGTGACAAAGCCCTTCAATCCATTGGAGCTGATTGCCCGCGTGAAGTCTCAGCTTCGGAGATACGTCACACTTGGTACATATGAAGGAAAAACGGAGCTGATCAATCTAAACGGACTGACACTCGATAAGGATGCAAAGGAAGTTGCAGTTAATGGTGAATCTGTAAAATTAACGCCGATTGAATATAAGATCGTGGAGCTGTTGATGTGTAATCCAGGAAGAGTTTTTTCCATAACAGACATTTACGAGCGGGTATGGAAAGAACCGAGTTATAATGCGGAAAATACAGTTGCCGTTCATATTCGTAAAATCAGAGAGAAGATTGAGATTGACCCGAAAAATCCGAGGTATTTAAAGGTGGTATGGGGAATTGGATACAAGATGGAAAAGTAG
- a CDS encoding DsbA family oxidoreductase: protein MGKKRLEDAIKQIDHPIEVTYRCFELDPTLERDVKENIYEKLAKKYGMSLDTAKANTQNMVQTAKQVGLDFQFDTMILTNTFDAHRVTMFAKKHGKMKEMTERILHAYFTESKHIGDHETLTELAAEVGLNRDEVARMLASDEMADVVRADEQTGQQLGITGVPFFLLNKKYALTGAQPTEVFVQALNKVIAEDQITVLNDQNGAICDDDGCEIPEK from the coding sequence ATTGGCAAAAAGCGTCTGGAGGACGCTATCAAACAGATTGACCATCCGATCGAGGTAACGTATCGCTGCTTTGAATTGGATCCTACATTGGAACGTGATGTAAAAGAAAATATTTACGAAAAGCTAGCTAAAAAATATGGGATGAGTTTAGATACCGCGAAAGCCAACACTCAGAACATGGTTCAAACGGCAAAACAAGTCGGGTTAGATTTTCAGTTTGATACGATGATTTTAACCAATACTTTTGATGCACACCGTGTAACGATGTTTGCTAAAAAGCACGGTAAAATGAAAGAGATGACCGAGCGTATTCTGCACGCGTACTTTACTGAATCGAAGCATATTGGAGATCATGAAACCTTAACAGAACTTGCAGCAGAAGTTGGACTGAATCGAGATGAAGTGGCAAGAATGCTCGCAAGTGATGAGATGGCAGACGTTGTTCGTGCTGATGAACAAACCGGACAGCAGCTTGGCATTACAGGCGTACCGTTCTTCCTTCTGAATAAGAAATACGCCTTAACTGGCGCACAGCCAACTGAGGTATTTGTTCAAGCATTGAATAAGGTTATTGCGGAGGATCAAATTACTGTTTTGAACGATCAAAACGGAGCGATTTGTGATGATGACGGGTGTGAAATTCCTGAGAAATAG